A genomic region of Miscanthus floridulus cultivar M001 chromosome 3, ASM1932011v1, whole genome shotgun sequence contains the following coding sequences:
- the LOC136545129 gene encoding uncharacterized oxidoreductase At1g06690, chloroplastic-like: MITGALQVSGAGLPLLLVRRRRASFRPPQAVASNAAATTAREEGGKVALGGSGVAVTKLGVGAWSWGDTTYWNEFQWDDRKLKAAKGAFDASIDCGITFFDTAEVYGAGISGAINSESLLGRFIKERQQKEQVEVAIATKFAALPWRFGRGSVICALKASLDRLGVSSVELYQLHWPGIWGNEDYLDGLGDAVEQGLVKAVGVSNYSEKRLRDAYERLKKRGIPLASNQVNYSLIYRNPEENGVKAACDELGITLIAYSPIAQGALTGKYTPENPPKGPRGRIYTPEFLTKLQPLINRIKEIGGSYGRTSTQVVLNWLVCQGNVVPIPGAKNAEQAREFAGALGWSLTDEEVEELRSMAREVKPVIGFPVEKL; encoded by the exons ATGATCACGGGGGCCCTGCAGGTCTCCGGCGCCGGCCTGCCGCTCCTGCTCGTCAGGCGGCGCCGGGCGTCGTTCCGGCCGCCCCAAGCGGTGGCGTCCAACGCCGCAGCGACCACGGCGAGGGAGGAGGGCGGCAAGGTGGCGCTGGGAGGGTCCGGCGTCGCCGTCACCAAGCTCGGCGTCGGGGCGTGGTCCTGGGGCGACACCACCTACTGGAACGAGTTCCAGTGGGACG ATAGGAAACTGAAGGCGGCTAAAGGAGCATTTGATGCGAGTATCGACTGTGGAATAACCTTCTTTGATACCGCTGAAGTGTATGGAGCAGGG ATATCGGGAGCGATTAATTCAGAAAGTTTACTAGGAAG ATTTATCAAGGAAAGGCAACAAAAGGAACAGGTGGAAGTGGCTATCGCGACAAAGTTTGCAGCTCTTCCATGGAGGTTTGGTCGTGGGAGCGTCATTTGTGCGCTGAAGGCTTCGTTGGATCGCCTTGGCGTCTCTTCAGTTGAGCTCTACCAACTTCATTG GCCAGGGATATGGGGCAACGAAG ATTACCTGGATGGCCTTGGAGACGCTGTCGAGCAAGGCCTTGTAAAGGCTGTTGGAGTCTCAAACTACAGCG AAAAACGTCTCCGGGATGCCTACGAGCGCCTCAAGAAAAGGGGAATTCCACTCGCTTCGAACCAAGTGAATTACAGTCTGATATACAGGAACCCGGAGGAAAACGGGGTGAAGGCGGCTTGCGATGAGCTTGGCATTACTCTGATCGCGTATTCCCCAATCGCCCAAG GTGCTCTGACAGGGAAATACACTCCGGAGAATCCCCCGAAAGGGCCTCGAGGACGGATATACACGCCAGAGTTCCTGACAAAG CTCCAACCACTTATCAACCGGATCAAGGAGATCGGAGGAAGCTACGGTAGGACTTCAACACAG GTGGTGCTGAACTGGCTGGTGTGCCAGGGCAACGTGGTGCCGATCCCTGGCGCCAAGAACGCGGAGCAGGCCCGGGAGTTCGCGGGCGCGCTGGGGTGGAGCCTGACGGACGAGGAAGTGGAGGAGCTCCGGTCCATGGCGCGCGAGGTCAAGCCCGTCATCGGCTTCCCGGTGGAGAAGCTGTGA